Proteins encoded in a region of the Methylobacterium radiotolerans JCM 2831 genome:
- a CDS encoding HpcH/HpaI aldolase/citrate lyase family protein — protein MRSKLFVPASRPELFAKAATGPADALSFDLEDAVPEARKDEARDTLATYLREAPTTLRKAVVVRVNAPGTGHFARDLEAVSLPRTDLINLPMVEDPAAIIEAAARLDRLDPTGRIRLLVNIETPRSLRRAADLACAHPRVAGLQIGYADLLEPCGIVRHDEAALAQIRVAVRLAAAEAGLPAYDGAFAAVRDPEAFRAECEAARRHGFAGKTCIHPSQVDIANAAFLPSPDAVAWSRRILAAAAEAEARGLGAILVDGRMIDPPFLARARAVVALSDLHTATEVP, from the coding sequence ATGCGCTCCAAGCTGTTCGTCCCGGCCTCCCGGCCCGAATTGTTCGCGAAGGCCGCCACCGGCCCCGCCGACGCCCTCTCCTTCGACCTGGAGGACGCCGTGCCGGAAGCCCGCAAGGACGAGGCGCGGGACACGCTCGCGACCTATCTGCGGGAAGCGCCGACCACCCTGCGCAAGGCGGTCGTGGTGCGGGTCAACGCCCCCGGCACCGGGCATTTCGCGCGCGACCTCGAGGCGGTGTCCCTGCCGCGCACGGATCTCATCAACCTGCCGATGGTCGAGGATCCGGCCGCCATCATCGAGGCGGCCGCGCGCCTCGACCGCCTCGATCCGACGGGTCGCATTCGCCTCCTCGTCAACATCGAGACCCCGAGAAGCCTCCGCCGGGCGGCTGACCTCGCCTGCGCGCATCCCCGCGTCGCCGGCCTGCAGATCGGCTACGCCGATCTGCTGGAGCCGTGCGGCATCGTCCGGCACGACGAAGCCGCCCTCGCTCAGATCCGCGTCGCCGTCCGGCTCGCCGCCGCCGAGGCCGGCCTGCCCGCCTATGACGGAGCCTTCGCGGCGGTGAGGGACCCCGAGGCCTTCCGCGCCGAGTGCGAGGCGGCCCGCCGCCACGGCTTCGCGGGCAAGACCTGTATCCACCCGTCCCAGGTCGACATCGCCAACGCCGCCTTCCTGCCGAGCCCGGACGCGGTGGCGTGGTCGCGCCGCATCCTGGCGGCGGCCGCCGAGGCCGAGGCGCGGGGTCTCGGCGCCATCCTCGTGGACGGGCGGATGATCGATCCGCCCTTCCTGGCCCGCGCCCGCGCCGTCGTGGCGCTGTCCGATCTCCACACCGCGACGGAAGTCCCATGA
- the pth gene encoding aminoacyl-tRNA hydrolase, whose amino-acid sequence MRLIVGLGNPGARYAGNRHNIGFLAVDAIARQHRASPFRHRFQGEAAEVVLGTERAILLKPSTFMNESGRAVSEAQRFYKIPLADVIVLHDELDLAPAKLRVKRGGGNAGHNGLRSITAQCGNDYRRVRLGIGHPGDKALVHAYVLNDFGKAELPWVEDLCRAVADHAALLAAGEDASFQNKVHLAMAGRGWDDVKTLGARN is encoded by the coding sequence ATGCGGCTGATCGTCGGCCTCGGAAACCCGGGCGCGCGCTACGCGGGCAACCGCCACAATATCGGCTTCCTCGCCGTCGACGCGATCGCCCGCCAGCACCGGGCGAGCCCGTTCCGCCACCGCTTCCAGGGCGAGGCCGCCGAGGTGGTGCTGGGCACCGAGCGGGCGATCCTGCTGAAGCCCTCGACCTTCATGAACGAGTCCGGCCGCGCGGTCTCGGAGGCGCAGCGCTTCTACAAGATCCCGCTGGCCGACGTGATCGTGCTGCACGACGAGCTCGACCTCGCCCCCGCCAAGCTCCGGGTGAAGCGCGGCGGCGGCAATGCCGGCCATAACGGCCTGCGCTCGATCACCGCGCAGTGCGGCAACGACTACCGGAGGGTGCGGCTCGGCATCGGTCATCCCGGCGACAAGGCGCTGGTCCATGCCTACGTGCTCAACGATTTCGGCAAGGCCGAGCTGCCCTGGGTCGAGGATCTCTGCCGGGCGGTGGCCGACCACGCCGCCCTGCTCGCCGCCGGCGAGGACGCGAGCTTCCAGAACAAGGTCCACCTCGCCATGGCCGGCCGCGGCTGGGACGACGTGAAGACGCTGGGCGCCAGAAATTGA
- the ychF gene encoding redox-regulated ATPase YchF encodes MGFKCGIVGLPNVGKSTLFNALTQTAAAQAANYPFCTIEPNVGEVAVPDPRLTDLARIASSKEIIPTRLTFVDIAGLVRGASKGEGLGNQFLANIREVDAIAHVVRCFTDGDVTHVEGKVDPAADIETIETELMLADLDSLERRAQSLEKKAKGADKEAKETLDLVNRALPLLRDGKPARLVERKPDEERLFQQLGLMTAKPVLYVCNVDEGDADKGNAYSDAVFARARAEGAVAVVVSAKIESEIAVMPEADQAEFLEAVGLTEPGLNRVIRAGYDLLGLVTYFTVGPKEARAWTITKGTRAPGAAGVIHSDFEKGFIRAETIAFKDYTTLNGEAGARDAGKLRLEGKDYVVQDGDVLHFRFAN; translated from the coding sequence ATGGGCTTCAAATGCGGCATCGTCGGCCTGCCGAACGTCGGCAAGTCGACCCTCTTCAACGCGCTGACGCAGACGGCGGCCGCCCAGGCGGCGAACTACCCGTTCTGCACCATCGAGCCGAATGTCGGCGAGGTGGCGGTGCCGGATCCGCGGCTGACTGACCTCGCCCGGATCGCGTCCTCGAAGGAGATCATCCCGACGCGGCTGACCTTCGTGGACATCGCCGGCCTCGTCCGCGGCGCCTCCAAGGGCGAGGGCCTGGGCAACCAGTTCCTGGCCAATATCCGCGAGGTCGACGCCATCGCCCACGTGGTCCGCTGCTTCACGGACGGCGACGTCACCCACGTGGAGGGCAAGGTCGATCCGGCCGCCGATATCGAGACCATCGAGACCGAGCTGATGCTCGCCGACCTCGACAGCCTGGAGCGCCGCGCCCAGTCGCTGGAGAAGAAGGCCAAGGGCGCCGACAAGGAGGCCAAGGAGACCCTCGACCTCGTCAACCGCGCCCTGCCGCTCCTGCGCGACGGCAAGCCCGCCCGCCTCGTGGAGCGCAAGCCCGACGAGGAGAGGCTGTTCCAGCAGCTCGGCCTGATGACCGCCAAGCCCGTCCTCTACGTCTGCAACGTCGACGAGGGCGACGCCGACAAGGGCAACGCCTACTCGGACGCGGTCTTCGCCCGCGCCAGGGCGGAGGGCGCCGTGGCGGTGGTGGTCTCGGCCAAGATCGAGAGCGAGATCGCCGTGATGCCGGAGGCCGACCAGGCCGAGTTCCTGGAGGCGGTGGGGCTCACCGAGCCGGGCCTGAACCGGGTGATCCGCGCCGGCTACGACCTGCTCGGCCTCGTCACCTACTTCACGGTCGGCCCCAAGGAGGCCCGCGCCTGGACGATCACCAAGGGCACCCGCGCCCCCGGGGCGGCCGGGGTGATCCACTCGGATTTCGAGAAGGGCTTCATCCGCGCCGAGACGATCGCGTTCAAGGATTACACGACCCTCAACGGCGAGGCCGGGGCCCGGGACGCCGGCAAGCTCCGGCTGGAGGGCAAGGATTACGTGGTGCAGGACGGCGACGTGCTGCACTTCCGCTTCGCCAACTGA
- a CDS encoding LysR family transcriptional regulator, with the protein MKLPVDGVQAFVLIAELGSYRRASESLGLTQTALTRRIQKLEGFLGAMLLDRTTRTVRLSAVGREFLPLATRLIADFTQGIERLRTTSRLGVGDVTVATVQSIAFRRMPAVLQAYARDHPQNRVQILERSGALVTEAVRKGEADFGIHIQQEADADLLEDRLVRDPFVLICHRSHPLAGRRELRWTELSGTDLVTLGGASGNRARVEAQLAAADLPPRGRFVVESTPTALALVSAGIGAAILPAALGGASPRDDLVEVLLTEPAIYRTISLVRRRNTSLTPAAAMFYEALKAELSTDLDEFALRGDPGGAALLRR; encoded by the coding sequence ATGAAACTCCCCGTCGACGGTGTTCAGGCCTTCGTTCTCATCGCGGAGCTCGGCAGCTACCGCCGGGCGTCCGAGAGTCTCGGCTTGACCCAGACCGCGCTCACCCGGCGGATCCAGAAGCTCGAGGGCTTCCTCGGCGCGATGCTCCTCGACCGCACCACGCGGACGGTGCGCCTCAGCGCCGTCGGCCGCGAGTTCCTGCCGCTGGCCACGCGGCTCATCGCCGACTTCACCCAGGGGATCGAGCGCTTGCGCACGACCTCTCGGCTGGGCGTCGGCGACGTCACCGTCGCGACCGTCCAATCGATTGCCTTCCGTCGGATGCCGGCGGTTCTGCAGGCCTACGCGCGCGATCATCCGCAGAACCGGGTGCAGATCCTCGAACGCTCCGGCGCGCTGGTCACCGAAGCCGTGCGCAAGGGTGAGGCGGATTTCGGGATCCACATCCAGCAGGAGGCCGATGCCGATCTCCTCGAGGATCGGCTCGTGCGGGATCCGTTCGTGCTGATCTGCCACCGCAGCCATCCGCTGGCCGGACGGCGCGAGCTTCGGTGGACCGAGTTATCCGGTACGGATCTCGTGACGCTCGGCGGCGCCAGCGGCAACCGGGCGCGCGTCGAGGCTCAACTGGCAGCCGCGGACTTGCCGCCGCGCGGTCGGTTCGTGGTCGAGAGCACGCCGACCGCCCTGGCGCTGGTGTCGGCCGGCATCGGCGCCGCGATTCTCCCGGCGGCCCTCGGGGGCGCTTCTCCGCGCGACGATCTCGTTGAGGTCTTGCTGACCGAGCCCGCGATCTACCGCACGATCAGTCTGGTGCGCCGCCGCAATACCTCCCTGACGCCGGCCGCAGCCATGTTCTACGAGGCACTCAAGGCTGAACTGTCGACGGATCTCGATGAGTTTGCACTGCGAGGAGATCCGGGCGGCGCCGCCCTCCTGCGCCGATGA
- a CDS encoding MmgE/PrpD family protein: MRIPTDPSRRQVAAWLAAAASLAAAPARAASGDGPPLADRLAAYAHALRFEDLDTGTVETAKVHLIDALGCGLAALDAGPVRICRDIALSDGAGAATVLGTDRRSSPELAAFANGVAIRYADFNDVYVGREPGHPSDAIAACLAVAEAERATGRELIASIALAYEINCRLLDAAEVTGRGWDHPVYCLPASALASGRLMRLSPEALTQAVNLAINGHIAMNQTRVQTLSDWKGVADAEATRAGVFAARLARAGLTGPAPIFEGRAGFFKQVSGPFTVDVATFGGEGRPFRISRCGIKPYPAQVYCLTAIPAAIDVVTEAGGVDAVQSLRIDTTHLGYVTAGRDREKWRPTTKDTADHSLPFITARAMLDGAITNDSYAPDRLSDPALLALIDRITVAEDPALTAMQPKAVPNRLTATLRDGREIVRQVDDVPGFVSRPMTRDDVERKFRMNAGKRLDPLEMRRVLDAFWTIDERPDLSGLLALLS, encoded by the coding sequence ATGCGGATCCCGACCGACCCCTCCCGCCGTCAGGTGGCCGCGTGGCTGGCCGCGGCCGCATCCCTTGCCGCCGCACCGGCGAGGGCCGCCTCCGGTGACGGGCCGCCCCTCGCCGACCGGCTCGCGGCCTACGCCCACGCCCTGCGATTCGAGGATCTCGACACGGGCACGGTCGAGACCGCGAAGGTCCATCTGATCGACGCGCTGGGATGCGGGCTCGCCGCCCTCGATGCCGGCCCGGTGCGGATCTGTCGGGACATTGCGCTCAGCGACGGAGCGGGTGCCGCGACGGTGCTCGGCACGGACCGGCGGAGCAGCCCGGAACTCGCAGCCTTCGCCAACGGCGTCGCCATCCGCTACGCGGATTTCAACGACGTCTATGTCGGCCGCGAGCCCGGTCACCCCAGCGACGCCATCGCCGCCTGCCTCGCCGTCGCCGAGGCCGAGCGTGCGACCGGCCGCGAACTGATCGCTTCGATCGCCCTCGCCTACGAGATCAATTGCCGCCTGCTCGATGCCGCGGAAGTAACGGGGCGTGGCTGGGACCATCCGGTCTACTGCCTGCCTGCCTCCGCGCTGGCATCGGGCCGGCTGATGCGTCTCTCCCCGGAAGCCCTGACCCAGGCCGTCAATCTCGCGATCAACGGCCATATCGCCATGAACCAGACCCGCGTCCAGACGCTCTCGGACTGGAAGGGCGTGGCCGATGCCGAGGCGACCCGCGCAGGCGTGTTCGCCGCGCGCCTCGCCCGCGCCGGTCTCACGGGCCCGGCGCCGATCTTCGAAGGCCGCGCCGGATTCTTCAAGCAGGTCTCGGGCCCGTTCACCGTCGACGTGGCGACGTTCGGCGGTGAGGGGCGCCCCTTCCGGATCTCGCGATGCGGGATCAAGCCCTATCCGGCCCAGGTCTATTGCCTGACGGCGATCCCGGCGGCGATCGACGTCGTCACGGAAGCCGGTGGTGTCGACGCCGTTCAGAGCCTGCGCATCGACACGACCCATCTCGGCTACGTCACCGCCGGCCGCGACCGCGAGAAGTGGCGCCCGACGACGAAGGACACCGCCGATCACAGCCTGCCCTTTATCACCGCGCGGGCGATGCTCGACGGAGCCATCACCAACGACAGCTACGCCCCCGACAGGCTGAGCGATCCGGCCCTGCTCGCCCTCATTGACCGGATCACCGTCGCCGAGGACCCTGCCCTCACGGCGATGCAGCCGAAAGCGGTGCCGAACCGACTGACCGCGACGCTGAGGGATGGGCGCGAGATCGTGAGGCAGGTCGACGACGTGCCGGGATTCGTGTCGAGGCCGATGACCCGCGACGACGTCGAACGCAAGTTTCGCATGAACGCGGGCAAGCGTCTCGATCCGCTCGAGATGCGTCGCGTCCTCGACGCCTTCTGGACGATCGATGAACGACCCGACCTGTCCGGTCTGCTCGCGCTCCTGTCCTGA
- a CDS encoding 2-hydroxycarboxylate transporter family protein gives MTARAAAGSTVATSTRSISTPKPFWTQAMETRVGIVPLPVYVLLLALIAAFAVRGKISGEVTVMIAVLVAGGFTCAEIGRRIPLLRAVGGSSLVTIFLPSFLVAHQLLPAPLVQSVTTFTKSTNFIYLFITAVVVGSILSMDRRVLIQGFAKIFVPLALGSLAGLLVGGSVGWLVGIGFWRSILYVVVPVMAGGVGEGAIPLSVGYAEALGVDHGGMLGQILPLVFFGNLVAIVICGALNTLGKRRPDLTGNGRLQPAADGDTDADHGAAHRNTSGIDVATVAAGGITGIAVYVFGTLIHALIGLPAPVAMLFLVVLAKLLRAVPASLEEGARVVFRFFVVAVTYPLLFSTAVALTPWHELVEAFHPANLVTIVATVLALTGTGYVVGRWLAMYPIETAIVNACHSGLGGTGDVMILTAAERMELMPFAQVATRIGGALTVTVAIVAMAHFKIA, from the coding sequence ATGACTGCGCGTGCCGCTGCCGGGTCCACGGTCGCGACCTCGACCCGCTCGATATCGACGCCGAAACCCTTCTGGACTCAGGCCATGGAGACGCGGGTCGGCATCGTCCCGCTGCCCGTCTATGTGCTGCTGCTGGCCCTCATCGCGGCCTTCGCCGTCAGGGGTAAGATCTCGGGCGAAGTGACGGTGATGATCGCCGTACTGGTCGCGGGGGGCTTCACCTGCGCCGAGATCGGCCGGCGGATCCCGCTGCTGCGGGCGGTCGGCGGATCGTCCCTGGTGACGATCTTCCTGCCCTCGTTCCTCGTCGCCCACCAGCTCCTGCCGGCGCCGCTGGTGCAGTCGGTGACGACCTTCACCAAGTCGACGAACTTCATCTACCTGTTCATCACTGCCGTGGTGGTCGGCTCGATCCTGAGCATGGACCGTCGGGTGCTGATCCAGGGCTTCGCCAAGATCTTCGTGCCCCTGGCGCTGGGGTCGCTCGCCGGCCTCCTCGTGGGCGGAAGTGTCGGCTGGCTCGTCGGCATCGGCTTCTGGCGGTCGATCCTCTACGTCGTGGTGCCCGTGATGGCCGGGGGCGTCGGCGAGGGCGCGATCCCGCTCTCGGTCGGCTACGCGGAGGCGCTGGGCGTCGACCACGGCGGGATGCTGGGGCAGATCCTGCCGCTGGTGTTCTTCGGGAACCTCGTCGCCATCGTCATCTGCGGCGCCCTGAACACGCTGGGCAAGCGCCGCCCCGACCTCACCGGCAACGGCCGGCTCCAGCCCGCCGCTGACGGAGACACGGATGCCGACCACGGTGCGGCTCACCGCAACACCTCCGGGATCGACGTCGCCACCGTCGCGGCCGGCGGCATCACCGGCATCGCCGTCTACGTCTTCGGCACGCTGATCCACGCGCTGATCGGATTACCCGCGCCGGTGGCGATGCTGTTCCTCGTCGTCCTCGCGAAGCTGCTGCGGGCGGTTCCGGCCTCGCTGGAGGAAGGCGCCCGCGTGGTGTTCCGCTTCTTCGTGGTGGCGGTGACCTATCCGCTGCTGTTCAGCACGGCGGTGGCGCTGACTCCCTGGCACGAGCTGGTCGAGGCGTTCCACCCGGCCAACCTCGTCACCATCGTGGCGACCGTGCTCGCGCTGACCGGCACCGGCTACGTCGTCGGGCGCTGGCTCGCCATGTACCCGATCGAGACCGCGATCGTGAACGCCTGCCACAGCGGCCTCGGCGGCACGGGCGACGTGATGATCCTGACCGCCGCCGAGCGGATGGAACTGATGCCCTTCGCCCAGGTCGCGACGCGGATCGGCGGGGCCCTCACCGTCACCGTGGCCATCGTCGCGATGGCGCATTTCAAGATCGCCTGA
- a CDS encoding FUSC family protein produces the protein MPGRRAPVGRPSLTAPSPTASPPGRLRRRRLAAGRGSLSRPGGDLRRLPTGLDLRNVRLVEGVRAAFAFGVVILLNIWIQWSPLLTMALAANLACFCDNGGPMRARLRVLTAFSFLGGLLWAGLGLIQPLGLPVVVPVACALIFACSYARVWSVQAQSVGNVLVVVLCIALDRPLDGAQAAVTAAMFAAGGLWATFLALVIWRLHPYRPAHRAVAEVWHNLARLCGDLERLVALPEPDTAAFDGHARGHRRGVRASIETARTMILDLARSRERVSDRTAQALLRLESAEQIFAALIAVGELIDSRPDARRRALAKVFLRRLRPLLVTIARAIRDDVNLDLARLEHSIARVAEGLSEDPTLARLADRIVGRVRIGAKLSTPDGYRPGGTITEGGSLDRWTRYVGPLAQNFTLASPNLRHALRASAVAAPALAATLTYAGAFTHWLVMTVVLTMQPFYAATWQRALERIGGTVLGGLVGAVLAYYATSPLAEAGLILVLSIVGFAARQISYGFFVTCLTPLVVLLVELLEPGHSSWEIVAMRGGFTVLGGVIAVASCLVLWPIWEPDQVRQELRRALRAQAGLAEAVLRAPPGEGRETAIAAQSREAGLALNDLEAALSRALQQPRAGSHPEVESALVADATLRRISARLIVLRHAPEAAAPEAEPWRAWISATLAALGADRPVPERPALDRGQSLVRLVSQVDLLVGTLRPGEIRAAAGDDGGAPETGRGADARAGQPVLPS, from the coding sequence ATGCCGGGGCGCCGCGCCCCCGTCGGGAGACCGAGCTTGACCGCGCCGAGTCCCACAGCCTCGCCCCCCGGACGTCTCCGGCGGCGCCGCCTCGCGGCCGGCCGGGGCAGCCTGAGCCGGCCCGGCGGCGACCTGCGGCGCCTGCCCACGGGTCTCGATCTCCGGAACGTGCGTCTCGTGGAGGGCGTGCGCGCCGCCTTCGCGTTCGGCGTCGTCATCCTCCTCAACATCTGGATCCAGTGGTCGCCGCTGCTGACCATGGCGCTCGCCGCCAACCTCGCCTGCTTCTGCGACAACGGCGGCCCGATGCGCGCGCGCCTGCGCGTCCTCACCGCCTTCTCGTTCCTCGGCGGCCTGCTCTGGGCCGGCCTCGGCCTGATCCAGCCCCTCGGCCTGCCGGTGGTCGTCCCGGTCGCCTGCGCGCTGATCTTCGCCTGCTCGTACGCGCGCGTCTGGAGCGTGCAGGCCCAGTCGGTCGGCAACGTGCTCGTGGTGGTGCTGTGCATCGCCCTCGACCGGCCGCTCGACGGGGCGCAGGCGGCCGTCACCGCGGCGATGTTCGCGGCCGGCGGTCTCTGGGCGACATTCCTGGCCCTGGTCATCTGGCGGCTGCACCCGTACCGCCCGGCCCACCGGGCCGTGGCGGAGGTCTGGCACAACCTCGCCCGGCTCTGCGGCGACCTCGAGCGGCTCGTCGCCCTGCCGGAGCCCGACACGGCCGCCTTCGACGGCCACGCGCGGGGCCACCGGCGCGGCGTGCGGGCGAGCATCGAGACCGCCCGGACCATGATCCTCGACCTCGCCCGCTCCCGCGAGCGCGTCTCCGACCGCACCGCCCAGGCCCTGCTGCGTCTGGAGAGCGCCGAGCAGATCTTCGCCGCCCTGATCGCCGTGGGCGAACTGATCGACAGCCGCCCCGACGCGCGCCGCCGGGCGCTCGCCAAGGTGTTCCTGCGGCGCCTGCGCCCCCTGCTGGTGACCATCGCCCGGGCGATCCGCGACGACGTCAACCTCGACCTCGCCCGCCTGGAGCACTCCATCGCCCGGGTGGCCGAGGGCCTGTCGGAGGACCCGACCCTGGCCCGCCTCGCCGACCGGATCGTCGGGCGCGTGCGGATCGGCGCCAAGCTGTCGACGCCGGACGGCTACCGGCCCGGCGGCACGATCACGGAGGGCGGCAGCCTCGACCGCTGGACCCGCTACGTCGGGCCGCTGGCGCAGAACTTCACCCTGGCCTCGCCCAACCTGCGGCACGCCCTGCGGGCGAGCGCGGTCGCGGCGCCGGCGCTCGCCGCGACCCTGACCTACGCGGGCGCCTTCACGCACTGGCTGGTGATGACCGTGGTGCTCACCATGCAGCCCTTCTACGCGGCGACGTGGCAGCGGGCGCTGGAGCGGATCGGCGGCACGGTGCTGGGCGGCCTCGTGGGCGCCGTGCTCGCCTACTACGCCACGAGCCCGCTGGCGGAGGCCGGGCTGATCCTGGTGCTCAGCATCGTCGGCTTCGCGGCGCGCCAGATCTCCTACGGCTTCTTCGTCACCTGCCTGACGCCCCTCGTGGTGCTGCTCGTCGAACTGCTGGAGCCCGGCCACAGCTCCTGGGAGATCGTCGCCATGCGGGGCGGCTTCACGGTGCTGGGCGGCGTGATCGCGGTGGCGAGCTGCCTGGTGCTCTGGCCGATCTGGGAGCCCGATCAGGTCCGGCAGGAACTGCGCCGGGCGCTCAGGGCGCAGGCCGGCCTCGCCGAGGCGGTGCTCCGCGCGCCGCCCGGCGAGGGCCGCGAGACCGCGATCGCGGCGCAGAGCCGCGAGGCCGGCCTCGCCCTCAACGATCTGGAAGCGGCGCTGTCCCGCGCCCTGCAGCAGCCCCGGGCCGGCAGCCACCCGGAGGTGGAATCCGCCCTGGTGGCCGACGCGACCCTGCGCCGGATCAGCGCCCGGCTCATCGTCCTGCGGCACGCCCCGGAGGCGGCCGCCCCCGAGGCGGAGCCTTGGCGGGCCTGGATCAGCGCGACCCTGGCGGCCCTGGGTGCCGACAGGCCCGTGCCCGAGCGGCCCGCGCTGGATCGCGGGCAATCGCTCGTGCGCCTCGTCAGTCAGGTCGATCTTCTGGTCGGGACCCTGCGCCCCGGGGAGATCCGGGCCGCGGCGGGGGACGATGGCGGGGCGCCGGAGACCGGGCGCGGGGCCGACGCGCGCGCGGGCCAGCCGGTCCTGCCGTCCTGA
- a CDS encoding CaiB/BaiF CoA transferase family protein, translating to MTERELHRRAYRPEARGILDGVRILDLSRLFAGNVLTQMLGDFGAEVIKVEPPEGDTLRAWKTEGVETHWKIYARNKKSLCLSLRDPRAVEVLRALVPSCQMLIESFRPGVLEAMGLAPESLHALNPGLTIIRISGWGQDGPYAQRPGFGTVIEGFSGFAAMNGFADREPVLPPMYLADGVAGLTGASAAMIALREVEVNGGRGQVIDLPLLDPLFAILSPQAAHYRLTGKGKPRTGSRSTNSAPRNAYRCSDGLYVGLSGSIQKMAERLFRAIGRPDLVDDPRFRTNADRLRHVDELDAIIGAFIAERTQDENVAFFEAAEVTIGPINDAAKLVADPHVVERELIADYPDPDMGLIPMHAVVPRLHDRPGAIRTPAPTLGQHNREVLGQIGIAGAAFDDLVAAGVVRSGDAR from the coding sequence ATGACCGAGCGCGAACTGCACCGGCGCGCCTACCGACCCGAGGCCCGGGGTATCCTCGACGGGGTGCGCATCCTCGACCTCTCCCGGCTCTTCGCCGGCAACGTCCTGACGCAGATGCTCGGCGATTTCGGTGCCGAGGTGATCAAGGTCGAGCCCCCCGAGGGCGACACCCTGCGCGCCTGGAAGACCGAGGGCGTCGAGACCCACTGGAAGATCTACGCCCGCAACAAGAAGAGCCTGTGCCTGTCGCTGCGCGATCCCCGCGCCGTCGAGGTGCTCCGCGCGCTCGTGCCCTCCTGCCAGATGCTGATCGAAAGCTTCCGCCCCGGGGTGCTGGAAGCGATGGGCCTCGCGCCGGAGTCTCTGCACGCCCTCAATCCCGGATTGACGATCATCCGCATCTCCGGCTGGGGGCAGGACGGGCCCTACGCGCAGCGGCCCGGCTTCGGCACGGTCATCGAGGGCTTCTCGGGCTTCGCCGCCATGAACGGCTTCGCCGACCGCGAGCCCGTGCTGCCGCCGATGTACCTCGCGGACGGCGTCGCCGGACTCACCGGCGCCTCGGCCGCCATGATCGCCCTGCGCGAGGTCGAGGTGAACGGCGGCCGGGGGCAGGTGATCGATCTGCCGCTTCTGGATCCGCTCTTCGCGATCCTCAGCCCGCAGGCCGCCCATTACCGGCTCACCGGCAAGGGAAAGCCGCGGACCGGCTCGCGCTCGACGAACTCGGCGCCGCGCAACGCCTACCGGTGCAGCGACGGGCTCTATGTCGGCCTGTCGGGCTCGATCCAGAAGATGGCCGAGCGCCTGTTCCGGGCGATCGGGCGCCCCGACCTCGTGGACGATCCGCGCTTCCGCACCAACGCCGACCGGCTGCGCCACGTGGACGAGCTCGACGCGATCATCGGCGCCTTCATCGCGGAGCGGACGCAGGACGAGAACGTCGCGTTCTTCGAGGCCGCCGAGGTGACGATCGGCCCGATCAACGATGCGGCCAAGCTCGTCGCCGACCCGCACGTGGTCGAGCGCGAACTCATCGCCGACTATCCCGACCCCGACATGGGGCTCATCCCCATGCACGCCGTCGTGCCGCGGCTCCACGACCGGCCGGGCGCGATCCGCACGCCCGCGCCCACCCTCGGCCAGCACAACCGCGAGGTGCTGGGGCAGATCGGCATCGCGGGCGCGGCCTTTGACGACCTCGTCGCCGCGGGCGTGGTCCGCAGCGGCGACGCCCGCTGA
- a CDS encoding amidohydrolase family protein, whose translation MPTLTRRGFVAAAMAGMAGMAGMATSDWARATDGSVPNSAGTERPRHRAPARACDCHFHIIDARFPPPDTPKPPGMTFDAYRLLQARLGTTRAVPVQPKNHGTDPTCLLDALARFGGNGRGIAVLRPDVTDVELKRLDAGYVRGLRFSVWNPNDTVAPIATIEPLAKRIADLGWHVQLHMSGNQIRENEALLNRLPCPIVFDHMGRLDPARGPDDPAFATIAGLVEKGRAWVKLAGAYLNTEAGPPGYPDATRTAQAFVRLAPERLVWGSDWPHVTEKHKPDDAVLFDLLSDWAGSAAARDRILVDNPATLYGFA comes from the coding sequence ATGCCCACGCTGACACGCCGCGGCTTCGTCGCGGCCGCCATGGCCGGCATGGCCGGCATGGCCGGCATGGCAACGTCCGACTGGGCGCGCGCGACCGACGGATCGGTGCCGAACTCGGCCGGGACCGAGCGGCCGCGCCATCGTGCGCCGGCCCGGGCCTGCGATTGCCACTTCCACATCATCGACGCGCGCTTCCCGCCGCCGGACACGCCCAAGCCCCCGGGCATGACCTTCGACGCGTATCGCCTGCTCCAGGCGCGTCTCGGCACGACCCGCGCCGTGCCGGTCCAGCCGAAGAATCACGGCACCGACCCGACCTGTCTGCTGGACGCCCTCGCGCGCTTCGGCGGGAACGGGCGCGGCATCGCCGTCCTGCGCCCGGACGTCACCGACGTCGAGCTGAAGCGCCTCGACGCCGGCTACGTCCGCGGCCTTCGCTTCAGCGTGTGGAATCCCAACGACACGGTGGCCCCCATCGCGACGATCGAGCCGCTCGCCAAGCGCATCGCCGATCTCGGCTGGCACGTGCAGTTGCACATGTCCGGGAACCAGATCCGGGAGAACGAGGCCCTGCTGAACAGGCTGCCATGCCCCATCGTATTCGACCACATGGGCCGCCTCGACCCGGCCAGGGGGCCCGACGATCCCGCCTTCGCGACCATCGCCGGACTGGTCGAGAAGGGCCGGGCCTGGGTGAAGCTCGCCGGCGCCTACCTCAACACCGAGGCCGGTCCGCCCGGCTATCCGGACGCGACGCGCACCGCTCAGGCCTTCGTGCGGCTCGCCCCCGAACGCCTCGTCTGGGGTAGCGACTGGCCGCACGTCACGGAGAAGCACAAGCCCGACGACGCGGTGCTGTTCGACCTGCTCTCCGACTGGGCCGGCAGCGCCGCTGCCCGCGACAGGATCCTCGTCGACAACCCGGCGACGCTCTACGGCTTCGCCTGA